The genomic stretch TAGGTTTCCCAACTGAAAAATGCAGTTCCCAACGTATGTTCTGGCCTAAAGAGAAGAGCAAGCACAGAGTTCTTCAAGGATGTCAGGGTTCAGGTCACAAATTTATATCTCATTGTATTGGTAGAAGGTATCTCTTCTGTACCCTCCCAGGGTGGGTGAGTAGATCTAAACTGACAAATCCACTTTAAAATACCTATTTCTCTAAACCTTTGAATCCCTTCCTCTACATTAGACCAAGGTAGGTCCAGCATTTCTAACTTGCTCACTTCGGTCTGCCTTTTGGTCCATGTTTTAGCCAACCAACCAAACTGTCAGAGCCTTTTCTAACTCTCCAACCTGTAACATTAAATGCAGAATCTTTGATTAGCGAGCACGTATCCATAAATTTGGGCTGATCCAACTTTATATTCCTTCCACCATTATCCCACACCTTTGATACCCATTCCTACCCATTTTCTCCAGACATCTGTCTGCATAAGATGGAAAACTCAAGTAGTTCTTTTGTAGAGTGCACCTCCCCATGGGTCACAGTTTGTGTCTCACTTTTAGAGTCCTGCTGGAACTTGAATCTAGTTACAGAACTAGAAGCAACGATTGGTGATGGAGTGGGTCCTGAGGAGACTCAGAATTCTTTTGCATGGCAACTACCTCAGGAGAAGCCATTACAGTTTCCTCAGGTAATGCTGGATTAATCCCCTCCAATGCGGGTAAAGAGTCTGCTACCACTGAGGGTTGAGAGGCTTCTTCCACTGGCAAAGAATACTTGTCAGAATTTAGGAGCTCAATGTCCTCAGCTTCATCAGGGTCTTCCCACACATCCCCATTCCAATTTACAGGATGTCATTCTTTCCCAATCAATGCCCTCATGTTAAACCACAGACCATGTGAGACTGGGAGTTCAATTTGCATTGTAATTTAACCAATTGCCAGAAGAGATACTGCATTTGATTTTCCCTTGAACTGGGAATTCAAATCTCTGAgctcattttttgctttccccaCTTTGTCCGGCAACATCAgatcttcctcttcttaaaacGTCATCAGTCCTATCAGATTAGAACTCCatccttatgacttcatttaaccttaatgacTTCCTAAAAGCTCTActccaaatataatcacattcagggttggggcttcaacatgtgaattttgggagacacaattcagttcataacaatAGATAATAGCATACTCAATGAGACCATTTCAAATTATTATCCACAAGTATTTCAAGTTGTTAAGACTTCAAGAAACACTGCAGtggatttgttattgttgttataagAATGAGCACTTCAGTGGTAATGAATGTAGAGCAAGTAGGGATCCATTTTTCAGAGAAAAGGCTACAACTGGAAATTTGAAGGCTTGGCAATGGTCTGGTGGTTCCAGGCAATTGGAACTGTGCCAACTGTATCCCATACATATTGGTATATTGACCTTGGGAATTTTGGGGGAAGAGGCAATTGGCAAAGGAGCCTTCTGAGAGGAAGGGAATCAAGTACTAGACCCTTTTTCTAAGAAGTTCAAAGTTACTGCAGTATATCTTATGCCCTGAGGTGTCGCTTACTAATGTGATCGTTTAAGAAGCAACATCAATTTTACTACCCACCCCCTCTGCCAACCAGGGGTACTCATTTTTATTGAGAAGAAGTTTGAACTGTGACTTCCACTGCATATGAGAGCTTCAtttaagaaaggaagaggatTGGTTCCTGGTGTCAGGGAGGAATGAATCTTTCTctactcttctaggttcttttggctggtctaagaattaaattgacatgagtaGGTTAAcatgagaaaatcaaacaaaagtttaataacatgtatatatgagagagacccaggagaactgagtaacttgccaaaatggcCGAAGCCGTCgccttaaatatcatcttcagCTAGAGACAAAAGGGGATGTTGGGAATAGGGGTTGGGGacttcaaagggaaggaaggcaatttatatggagatggaaaagcaaatgtttggtaaataaatgtatgctgggccaggcagagacagtgggagacagagaggaattgtaacaaacagactttgctaggttcctccctgtctacacacCTAGTTCATAGTATAATTATCTATGGTAATatctcccttcctggaacaggttCTATATCTACATTCTTTAGGCATTTAGGGGGAAGGTCAGAGTTTGTTTCTGAGttttttgggccttgattgttctCAGCTCAAAATAACCcgcatgccaaagagacattttgagGTGTCAAGTTTTGCTCCCCTACGCTGGTGTGGCATGTTCCTCCTCCTGGATTTCTGTTGATCCTTCCTGGCTCCATGAAGATGCCAAAACAAATAAAGATGTGTTTGAGACCTTGTCTACTGTGGCATGCATCATATATAGGTGAGTGTAACACTGGAAGAAgaagcttcctttttctttctcttacactCTATCAGATGGCTTGTGTAGATCACTTGGAAACTCCTTAATGTGTACAGGAGTCTGTACCAGCCTGAACTGGTACCAGTCAGTCTGGAACAGTCTGAACCATCTGTTCTTATGTGGACCAACTGATATATAATGTAGCAAAAACAGCAGCAGAAAGTGGGCGAGAAGTCTTATCagattttccaatattttctcccactgggCAATAGTAACCGGGTTTGATCTCTTGGATTGTTTAAAGCCCTGAAGATTTGGGACTTATCATAGGAAAGGAAAACCcaacaagggaagaaacaatattttccGGTAAATcagttgggagtttgggatcaaaatattttaaatattaagaaaaatgtacCACAGGATGATGAAAGATATATCCATTAGATAAtagatgaaaagagaaagaaatatggatATGGAtaaagagattttatatatatatatataatatacatatatatacagtatccatatatatattcacacagtATACacagtatctatctatctatctacctatctatgtctatgtttatatttataattttacctcATGCAACTAACAGTCATTATGTCTGTGGCTAATTTTTATCCATACAGTTAAATTTTTCAACAAGAGTATTGATTcttaataagaaatacatataaatgatttttaattttaaaaagaatgctctCTTCCTAgaagaaagaatttcaaaaagaaagattTCTCATTCTGAGGATGTTAACCCTTTGTAGATATGTTTGTGCAAGTGAGAGTCAATGTTTCGAAGGCTATTCAACTCAGCTGTAGGCCACTGGTTTTTTGCAggaaaagtgattattttttgtGATAGCATAaggatttctgttattttatgtGAATCATCATTGTTGATGTAATTCATCTAGGAGTTAACAAAATAATTAAGTGCTACATTTTCCTTATTATCTCAATCCATTCTTGCTTCAGTCACCTCATGTGGTTAACTCAGCTTGTCaagtttggatttttcttttgttgatatgTCAGGCCAGCAAACGGTTTCCCACTCTCAGATCCctgtggataaaaaaaaaaagaagaaaagtcaaaatAGAATGTGCTTTCCTTTAGattgtcctctcattttgctaCAGACCTcaaaagatcagaaaaaaaaagggatttttcccaaacattttatttagcAGATCTAATTTAGGGATATAAAATGTAACAATAATTAATACTTGgctttccataataaaaatatatatgttttgcaaattgTGAGAGATGAATTTCTCTGGTAATCCTGTATAATCTTATTTCACAGAGCTGGCATTTGTGTCAACAATTTTGTTCCTCAAAAGAACTGTTTGAGGTGTCAGTCTTGCTTTGTGTATGGGGGTAGAGGGGGCAGCAGCGGGGGCAGGGGGTAGTGGTTACTTCGTGTAGTTCTATAGAGCATGGAGCACAAGAAAAGGGCAGtggagaaccaggaagaaagcctCATCAATTtgcctcctctctttttctccataCGTGCAAATATACCACCTGTCCAGTGCTCTAGTATTGCCGTGGTCAGGGACATACAAGCAGTGCGGTCTGGGGGGAAAGTTGAAGGACTGAGCAAGACTGTCTCTGAAATATCTGCTTGGTAGCCTAAGATTCATTTAAACTACTAAATACCTCTATCAGGATTACCCAGATCATTGGTCAGAGGCAAACTTAAAGATGAATAGGGACTCACTTGTGCCTCAGTatccttatatgtaaaatgagaataattgaGTCATTGTGGGAATGAAATGGGATAATAAAATACTTACAGTAGTATATATCATATAGTGCTCACAGAATcgtagctattattgttattattatgtgGTTCTTGGGCATTATGTGGGTGAGGTGAATAAAGGTGGAACCATGGAAAGGAAAGGGGACTAGGTAATACCTGGAAATGatacaaacaaaatgagaagaatacAGTTTCATTTGCTATCTGAGAAACTTACCTGAagtttacattttcaaagaaaaaagaggacaTTTATACCTTTGTATACTCCTGCAATCAGAGTTCACATGTTTGTGTACCATCTTCTTAATGACATTTCTTCTTAGTCCCAGGAAAGACCACTGGAGTCCAAGCCTCAGAGAATTACTTAGGGCTCAAAACTGGGCACCTAAGGAAGTGGAGGCCAGGCTTAAAATCCTAAGAACTAGAGAAATAATTCTCTTCATTAAGGGAACTCCCAGGGGAGGGAGGTTTGTATTATAATTAGTATAATCATTGTTATCCTGGTAGAGGAACTGACATGAACTAATGTTGGAAGCTGAGTAGGTGTTGTCAATTGAATGAGAGACCCTGAGGGCGGGGTGGTTGGAGGGGTGTTCAGGAAGAGAGAGTTGTGTGAGCCAAAGCAGACAGGTGTGAGCGAGCATTAGGCTTGAAAAAAAGCAGTTTAAGTCCTTTTGTGATGCTTGAACACAGAATGCAAGAGAGAgatggcaaagagaaaaaaagccagCGAGGCAGGGGAGAATCAGATTTCCGGTGGTCTTGTAGACTGTAACAAGAAATCTggattttcctttcataattaaTAAGGTTTTATGGCTGAAGACTCAAGAGCGGGAGACTAGAAGAGTATAGCAAGAAGCCAGATAAGGAATGATGGGGGCTGAAACTAAGAAATATCAGTGGGGACTGTAAGGAAGATAAGGATACAAGAGAAGGTAAGAATCCATAAGTGGAGGTAGttacaataaaaaagtaaagcacACATGATCTTCcaattaaagattttatttaatgagatgttttacaaaattatttaaaatatgaagtcATGTTTGCTTATACATTtagctatttgtttttattgataatAATAGATTACATGAAATTAGGACTTTCCCAGAAAGTGGAGCCAGAGTATTTTTGGATCTATAGCCCTGGAATCTGGCAAAGACAGCAAGCTTCTGTAACTTTATTTCTACCTCAGAGGTCAGTATTGGTCTAGGAAGGTCCTAGATAACCTGATATAATATGGGGCTGGTGCAGAATGAAATCTCTAACTTCTATAATTAAGATTAATACTCTAAGTTAACTCTAGGTACCTCACTCAGTTTCAGGCACTCCTCAAACTTTGGAGTTCTAATAGTGTTGAAAGGAGATCTATGGACCAGTGATTGGTATAGAAGAGTTCCACAGAATTCTATAAATTCTGGAACAAGTGGTATCCATAGGTATAGGTTAAGTCTACCCCATGGTCTATATTTTCAAAGCCACATTGCATTGCCCTGACAGGTTTGTTGTGTGACACCAAACGTGTCATTTGCTGGATCTGTTTGTCCTCCTTGGGTGTCAAAATTCCATTTTGACATAATCTTTTCCTATGCCCATTAAGGGTTTATTACAAAGTAAAGAGTTAAATAAGCCACCCAGATATTTTGGGAAGCAACCCAGAACCAAAGCATCAATAATAAAACTCAAGTCAACTTCCTATATATCAAAGCACCACATCCCAAAGGTCAAGGATGTAAAAAATGACCTTTACATTTTATACACTAAACACTGTttagttattttcaaaaaattatcagAGAACATAGAAACCTTCAAACAGTAGTTAGATAGAAAATGGatagaaagtttaaaaagtgtttattcaGACTTtagtgaacaaatatttgtttattgcaAATCtatgttattatacattttacTTCCTATAACTctaaataaaagctaaaatgtaGGAGTACATGTGATCTAATCTATATTCCTAACCCTACTCAATAAGTAGCTATACCTTAAATACAAACTTATGCTCaagcaaaatataaaaggattattatttataatataaagtaGAAGGCATATGCCTAGAGCCTGAATAACTGGTACCAATCTATTGTAGTACACTGCACTTAGAAGTGCTCATTTATTTTAGCGTAATGTCTTGTAAATAGTGCAGTGAGTTAAAAGACCAGCCTTGGTTCAAGAGGAAAGCTTGATGAAAATGGATCTAAGAACCAATAAAAACTCCAGCATATCTCAAGGAGAAATCTGAAACTCCAAATCATCATTCATAGCTTCCTATTAATTATAATTGGAGATAAATTCCCAGTTACTTCTCAGTTATGGGTACATCTCCCCAGTGACAGTCTAGTACAGatagaccagaaaaaaaaaaaagatgggcaatTCTTGAAAGTCACTGGAGGATAAAACTTAGAGTTACATTTGGTTTCCTGTTCTAGAAGAGTGAGAGAAGATTACATGAAGGGGAAGAACTTGTTATTTTACTAAAGCCATTAAAAGATAATTCAGGGAGATCTCAAACCAAGTAACCATGTTGATAACATGCATTCCACTCTCATGTTTAAGACACAAAGGTCTCCATTTCTCTAAGGGAACTGCTTTTTCGGCATGACACACTCTCTCTCTTGCCTTGGAGCCAAGTAATTGGAACCCTAAACACACGGCGGAGCTTCTGTTGGAACCGGTTTccaacaaaacaatacaaaaagggATTAATGCAGCTGTTGGTGAATCCCAGGAGGATGGCAAAAGGAAGTGCCAGGTCAATGACTGCTATAACTTCACAGCTATTAATGACACCCATCCAGGCCAGAGCATCCAGGAAGGTCAGAACATGGAAGGGAAGCCAACAGATGATGAACGCCAGAACAACAGCAGCTGCCATCTTCAGGACTTGGTCACGAGTTATTCTGTTCTTCCCATAGCTATTGGTCTTCAGTAGGTGTTTTCTGATTCCAAAATAgcatgttgctatgaatattaaAGGGATAATAAAACCAAGGATATTTTTCATTAAGGCAATCCCAGCTGACCATTGGGCATACTTCTCAGGTGGGAAAGCCATAATGCAAGCATTCACTCCTAAATATTCAATTGTTCTGACATCTCGGAAGTAAAATGTTGGCAATGAGGACAGACAGGCCATACACCAAACAAGTGGAACTATATAAGATGCTTGCCAGGGATTTCTTCTTTGAGACAGAAAGGGGTAGATGACAGATTGGTACCTATCAACACTCATGCACGTGATAAAAAAAATGCTTGCAAACATGTTCAGGGTCAGGAAAGAACCAAAAACTTTACACATTACAGGTCCAAAGAGCCAGTCATATCTGTAAGAATAATAGGTTGCCCAGAGAGGAAGAGTAGCCAAAAGCAGTAAGTCAGCCACAGCCAGGTTGAAGATGTAAATGCTGGAAACCTTTTTAGGACCCTTTTGACAACAAAACAGTGTAACCACGATAGTATTGACAAGAAATCCAACCACAAAAATAATGTAGTAGAGAATAGGAATTGCATCTAAATGCTTATCTGATGGCTTATGGGAGCAGTTAAAGGTAGACTCATTGCCAGAAATGTTCACAGGTCCGACGGGAAGACTGCTGGTAATGTTTTTGCTGATGGTGGCAAGGGTGAAGTTGTCCTTCATATGACTGAAATGTCAGCAGCTCCTAATTCTTACaccttctggggaaaaaaaaaacaacaaaaaaacccaacaaaaaccTCTCAGAGCACATACAGAATTTAGGACATCATCACGTCATTAGCATTTTAAAGGTTtgttgaaagcaaaaaatggtggATGGTTATAGACAATATTGGGAAACGGAAGCATGCCTTATGAAATAAGAATGGATTTTACttcttgaagaagaaaagagagtttTCTCAATAATACCAAGAAGCATCAAGACTGAAAATTCTGAACAAAACTACATTTTGCCCATCTTTTCTATTATGTTGTGAAAaggtttaaagaaaattaatatttcaaaaggTTAGCCAGAATAGGAAACGCGTGAAACAAGAAGGAACTAAGAAATAAGACAAGTTAGCATTTCAAAAACACTTGAGCACATATCTCACTCTATATACTTTCGAGAAACCACACTGCTGCCTGCTATTGCGTAGAGAAATGCCTTATTCAAGTAACTAATTATATACAAATCATTCCAGCAATGGAAAATATAAGTAACATAAACTATGGAAAAAATAAGTAAGTGTACAAAAGATTGAAAGAGAATATGCAAAAAGGAACATATTGGGATGGGGGATTATGGTTGGTTTTTActgattaaaaataattcctttagTTCTACTTTTCCATTGTTTtcacaataataatataattacgAGGTAGTTATGGAAtatgtgcatatttttaaaagcccccaTCACACTTTAATAGAGACTATTACTTTTACATACAGATACTtaagtttaatccatttaaaagaaaatctattttctttttcaattaggaaaagaaaaaaaaaatagccaaatcTGATTTAGGGTCAAATAGAAAAAGTTATACTGCTCAATGAAATAAGAATTGAATATCAATGATTAATCATGATataattgtatcattttttcctttgctacTTTAGTTTAACACAACTAAGTAGTAGCAGTGCTACTTGGCTCTCAAATGTTATGATCAATATTCAGGGTTTTGTGATACTGTTAGTTTTAGTagcaactttattttaaaacaaaagaaaattagctGAAGATAAGCACAGTAAAGGAACAGCTATTCCTTTAGATAGTTTCAAAACACAGATAAATAAACTACTCAGTGAAAATGTAATCAGCAAAGAATCTCCTAATAAACAgcaaacttaaaatttttgtctAAAGCTTATTCTTTCGTAATCTTGACCTAACAAATTAACAtgaaagaatctaaaataaaccCACTTGAAGACTTACTGGTTGTTGGAGTTTAAAGCTTAGTTATCATAAACCAGCTTGCCTAGTTCCTAAGTGCACCCCTGTAAGAGAAACAGCAGTTAAGTAATTTAGGAGTTTTGCAAAATAGTgttaaaatacaggaaaaaggaaaagttcatccataaaaaatattttcatttaatgtatgTTCTACTTTCCAAACAGAGTATATATAAATTGTGCAGACCTACCTTAAAAATTCAGGctgaaaatgcttttaattcTGTGCTTATTCGTTCCCTTAGACTCGGGGACGTAATAGCACCAGATCTCTGGTTTCCTTCTTATATGTTCGGTCTGTCCACTGGGAGCCTTCAACCTACATAATTCTAGGGCTGACTTATGAACACTTGCCAGTtttccagagttttttttttttttttttggctgcaaaaCATTAATCTGAAATTCTCACTGTCTCCAATCATAACAGCTCATTCAAATAAAtctcaaacaaaaaaatgaagtttccaCAAATGTGTTAGAGAATTTTGAAGTCAGTGGCTTactttaaaagaagaatataattatttgcagaattttctctttcttttacccTGATACTGGCATTCTAAAATGAGTTAAGGAGTGGAGACTAGGGAATTTATTCTAGTAGTAGAATCTTTGTCCATCAGCATCTTTCGCAACcttcattaatttttgaaaaatttactcCTGCTTATTAAAGAACAGCAGCAACTTTACTTGAAGTCTAAAATTTCTCCCTTGCTTTAAGCAATTTTTGTTGGCTTGTTGCTGGAGAGGTGGTGATAGTAGGGATATAATTCTCATGTCTTCTAAAAGAAGTATTAACATGTAGCATCTCCTTTCATGGGTCCCTGTCATATTTGCGGTTTAAGTACAAAGCACACAGGGTAAGAAGGATTAGGCAGCTACTGCAGCCTAGAtcactgttgtttttctttttgtgggagTGGGGGTGATTAGCCTTACACAATAACTCTAGTAGAAGCAGGAGtgacaaaaagaagaaagttaagtACATAATAAGTGATAAGAAGTGATAATACCAGCTGACAATAAACGCCATGTGCCAAATACCGTGCCAAGTGCTTTTTGCTCAATACTTTAATGGAGGGGCAATATAGCACACTGGTATGGACATGGCCTCTGGGTTCCAATTGCCTGGTTCACAAGCTCAGCTATACCACTTGCTAATTCCATGACCGTGGCCAAGTTGCTTTCCTTCTTCatgtcttagttttctcatctgagaaatgTTAATTACCTGCCTCATGgagttatgaaaattaaatgagcttATATATTTAAGGTGCTTAAAACCGTGCCTAGTACATGGTAGATGCTATTATAGGCTATTaatattacctccattttaaaaatcaggaaactaGGGCTCACAGAGCTTAAGTAACTTTTCTGAAGTCA from Phocoena phocoena chromosome X, mPhoPho1.1, whole genome shotgun sequence encodes the following:
- the AGTR2 gene encoding type-2 angiotensin II receptor, which encodes MKDNFTLATISKNITSSLPVGPVNISGNESTFNCSHKPSDKHLDAIPILYYIIFVVGFLVNTIVVTLFCCQKGPKKVSSIYIFNLAVADLLLLATLPLWATYYSYRYDWLFGPVMCKVFGSFLTLNMFASIFFITCMSVDRYQSVIYPFLSQRRNPWQASYIVPLVWCMACLSSLPTFYFRDVRTIEYLGVNACIMAFPPEKYAQWSAGIALMKNILGFIIPLIFIATCYFGIRKHLLKTNSYGKNRITRDQVLKMAAAVVLAFIICWLPFHVLTFLDALAWMGVINSCEVIAVIDLALPFAILLGFTNSCINPFLYCFVGNRFQQKLRRVFRVPITWLQGKRESVSCRKSSSLREMETFVS